Within Lolium rigidum isolate FL_2022 chromosome 5, APGP_CSIRO_Lrig_0.1, whole genome shotgun sequence, the genomic segment GGGCGGTGGCTCTTCCCCCGGCGCCGCTCTTCCCCATGGTTGCGACGGGCGAAGAAACCGTGGCTGGGCAGGAGGATAAGGCTTGACTTTGAGCGGTTTTGTTTGGCCCACGTCGGACACGTGTCGTCATAAGGAGGCGGAGGACGGAGCGACGGAATCCCCCGGGGGTATACGATCATTTTCCTTTATTTAATgggcgaaccgttttttgctacatgcgGTTGCTGCCGGGGTGTTTATTTTGCTGCCGgaggtgtttttttgctacatgcaaatctgaCCGTACATGATGtcgatccgacggctggggacccgggagctggggacccgggggctggggaatcagatcccccgggggacgcccagcactttCCATTTAATATTCATTTGAACTTCCAACTTCATCCTGGTTGTTCTTTCACCCTGCGATTCGACTTCATTCTTTTCAATAGTTGGCCTTATAGCAGCAATGTGAGGGCCGGTAAGTTGTTTTACATGCATACAAATTAGGTCTCATTTAGTCCTCAACCTATAGATTCTAGTATATATGAACCCATATCTTGTCTGTGGTTATACCAATAAGAAAACCTCATCCATTAGCGCATCTCAGATTTGTTTGTTTTTTGTTCCAGTAAGTAAAATCTTAAAAGCTTTTTTCTATTGTTATGTTCATAAATAGTTTGTTTTTTGTTCCAGTAAGTAAAGTCTTAAAATTTTGCTAGGTTTTTTTCTGTTGATATATTTATAAGTTTTTTTTCTCAATTTTACTGCTTTTGGCACATAAGTCTTCTTTTTCCGACTCCGCTTTCAAGTGAAAGAATATATTTGTGCAAAAAGCCCAAGGCATGAGGCTGACAGGAAAAACCATTGTTCATATCTTCATATTGATATAAAGATTGAAACATTTTAGATTGTAAGTTTGCAATATCATAAGAAAAAGGACACAGGTTTGCATCTATGAGACTACTACTAAGTGTAGTGGATGATATTATCTGTTGCCTGCTGCTGTCGCTGCATTCTAGATTTGTTAACTGCATAGGACTTACCAATTCAAGTTGGGGAATTCATTGCGGACGTATTGTATTGTTTGCTTTCCTTTGCTCTTCCCGTGTGTTCTGGTTTTTGCTAGCGTGCTTATTTTTATACAAGTTCTAAAAGAAGTGATATGGCAAGCATTTTGACCATTTGAAATCATGGAACATTGCTGACCCAATATGTTCACCACAAGAGAACCATAGTTCCAGAGTAATATCACTGGGTTTTGAATAATGAACTAATGATTATTCTGCTTTGCTTCTCAAGATAGTATGGTATGCCATACTACCTTTTAACTGGATGTTGTTCTTTTGCATTGCCATGGTGAGCTTTAGTCATGGCTCAAGACTAGGAATACTTTTTTGCCGAGATTTTGGGGACAACTAATCCTTGAGGGTAAACAATATTGACATCATCTTGGCTCAGTTTTCAGTTGTCGAACTGTGCTGTGCTCAAACTTATTTTGTAATTTCTATGGAAAAGTAGTTGTGACAAGTTGACGCCCTGTTGGAAAACCATATTATGATCTAACTAACACTAAATAATCAAACTAAAATAGTTAACTTACCACACAGTTGGatttaatttttctattttttctgctAGCCATACATAAAATTCATTTTTTCCGAAGTATTTCAAAAACAGTTAGACGAACTGTACAATACGAAGAGCGGCACAGTCGATTGGCAATATAATAATCAACTGCAATGCCAAACGGAGCCACCATCCTTCAGTCTATTTGTATTTTGTTCAGATTTGGGGCATGAATCCTGATTTGAGTGTGCAAACAAGCCTATAAGTGTTTGATATTGTTTGTTGGTCTGCTATAAATATATGACACTTTTCTACAAAATTCATATGCTTGTATGAATTTAGTGCCCATTCAATATAATATGTTTTGGTGCTACTGGAAAGACTATACTGCTAGTATCCTTAAAGACAGAATTAAATATAAAAAAACTTGTGTATTTCTCTGCTGATCACTGCTTGCTTGGTCTGATAGCCAGCATGTCTCTTTCCTGGCATTTTCTAATCTGATGCCCATAGGCTGATAGTGATAGCGCTAGGAATCAGTCCACCATTCCAAGCACGTGGTTTGAAAAACTGTACTCTGTCTCCACTTCCCTAAGTTTTTAACTATTGACAGGAATAAAATGGAACTGCAATGCACATATAACAGTTCTAAGGTTATTTTTTGTCCACACTAAATTCCTTTCTATCTTCTCTACCCAATCTATGGTCTTGGCTGTAAGCATGCCTCTCTTCATCATTATTTTGTTCTTGATTTCTTGGCCCTTCAGCTCTGTGCGTCTCTGCGCGCCTGTCAGTGTGCTTATCCCGGGCATGAGACTCACTCCTGGCAAAACTCTCACCTCCGACCAAGGTTCGTTCTCCTTTGGCTTCTTTTCCCCCTCAAATTCAACTCAAAAtacgtatgttggcatatggttcAACGACATCCCATTGCACACCATCGTCTGGGTTGCCAACCGCGATAACCCGGTCAGAAATGCTTCATCTGCGATGCTTGGTATGACCGACAACTCCAGCCTTGTGTTATCTGAAAGCAATGGCCAGCACATACTCTGGATGGCAAACACGGTCACTAGCAACAACTCGTCGGTTAAACTTCTCAACAACGGAAACCTTGTAGTCCTATCGTCAAATGGTTCGATGTTATGGCAGAGCTTTGAAAACCCAAGCGACAGCGTCCTTGCTGGCATGCCTAGGCGGACAACCCACAAGACCCACCCACCATGGCGGATCATCTCTTGGAGGGGGCCTGAAGATCCATCAAAAGGCCGGTTCTCTGCTGGAAATGACCTTAACACTCCCCTACAGTTTTTTGTCTGGGATGGGTCAGTGCCATACTGGCGTGCTCCGGTAGGGACCGGTTATGTATCCTCCAACATGGGCCTCCAGACCATTAGTTCGCTCATGTATTTGACGGTTTACAGGGGCAGTGATGGCGAGTCCTATGCAACATTTGGACTATCAGATGGCTCCTCCAGGATATTGTACACGATTGACTACACCGGGAAGGCCATGTTATTGAGATGGAATACCAGCTTGACAAATTGGACCCCCATCCCATCAATGCCCTGGCCAGCCTACCAGTGCAATTTCTACGGATATTGCGGTGCATACGGCTACTGCGACAACACAGAGGCAATTCCCGCATGCAAGTGCCTTGATGGTTTTGACCCCAGTGACAAAACAGAGTGGGTTACAGGAAATTTTTCTCAAGGTTGCCGGCGGAAGGATGCACTACagtgtggtggaggagacggtttCTTGACCTTGCCGGTAATGAAGGTGCCAGACAAATTTCTACGCCTGTGGAACAAAAGCTTTGCTGACTGCGCAATGGAATGCAGCAGAAATTGCTCATGTCTAGCGTATGCTTATGCTAATCTAAGCACCAGTGACATTGATGGGGATGCAACAAGGTGCCTGATTTGGACTGGGGAGCTGATTGATGTGGAGAAGGGTGGCGACATCGGTACGGAGAACCTGTATCTCCGGCTTGCAGGCTTGTCAAGTACATTCCTCATTCTATTGCTATTGTTTATGTTCATGAACGTTTCGGTTCAGTTATTTGTATGTTAACATAAGAAGAAGAGCATAACAATTCGCTTCTTTTGACTTGCGAAAAACTCTTGATTTGCTGGCACTTCGGCTCGGATGCCAGTTAGCTAAAAAAAATGCTTTCAGTATGCAGATTATTTGATTATGTTGTCAATTTTTGGTATTTGTAGTATGCATGTCATATGAATATGATGGTGTTTAATGGTCAGTGGCCAGAAATCAGCCAGTTTTGCAGTAGCGTTTGATTTTACATCCAGTCGGTGTTGTCTTCGCTATATGTTTGTTTTAAACTGAGGTTCTATTGGGCTACATCGATCTGAGCATTTAGACATAAGGGATCTACTCGGTCAATGCGCCATTGCTCTACTATTTCACCATGGAGATCGTAGCATCAGGAGCTTGGTTTTCGCAACATACTTCTTATAAAATTTTAACAAACATGGGAAGTTAGTTTTATTCTCATTTCTTTCTTGCTAGAGTAGATGAACCATgatagaaaaaaaagaaacaaaagcaaatcacaaaaaataaaaaaattctaagAAAGAGACATCAACTAGAACAGATAAAATTCCTAGAGTGGAGTTACCgtgataaataaagaaaaacaatcGGGAAACAGAAAATTAGTTACATGAAAGTTCACACACTATGTACAGAACTTGCACGATTCCATAACTGCAAAACATGAAATAACCAGTATAAACTAGTGCAACTTTCAAATATCTATTAACTATATTTCAAATGATGCTCTTTAAAACATCTAGAACATCTAGAAAATTTACTGAGATTATAAGAAATTTCAGGTGACTGAAGGTTAGCAGAAGCCTATGAATAGATTCCAAAATGGTGGTACTGGTAGTGAACCCATGTGCAATTTAAAGCATAACTGATGCAATTAACTTAATTCTATGTTACTCAAGATATTCAATTACAAGAGCACTCTTAAAGTAACAGTATACTCATAACTgatgacaagaattatggaacagaTGGAGTACAATATATCAAACCTCATAACTGACGGACTTGTGTTTTTCAGGTAAAGAGCGAAAGAGCATCATAGTAAAAGTTGTACCAGCAAGTCTATTGCTGATTCTTTTATTGGTATGCCTTGTATGGTTCCTCAGGTTTAAAGGTAGTGCATTGATTTAATATATGAAAACATTTGGAAGACACATATTGTGGCCTTATAAGACAACAAAGATTATGTTTTTCTTAGGCAAACATGACAAGCAAGGATGTCCAAACAGATGGATAGTGGAGGATCTGAGTATCACTGATGGACTCGGAGAGGAAACTTGTGATGTTCCATTTATTAGCTTTGAGGAAATAGTGGTTGCAACAAATAACTTTTCTATGTCCAACTTACTTGGACAAGGTGGCTTTGGCAAAGTTTACAAGGTAAACACAAACTCTAACTGTGTCGTTAATCACAGAGAGATATGATAACTTTATCACCTATTGCTGTGATTCGAAACTGAACCATAAGATATTATCACCTAATATTCTACCCTTCGCAATAATCCAGGGGCTCTTTCATGGAGACAAGGAAGTTGCTGTTAAAAGGCTTAGTAGAGGTTCCGGACAGGGGGCGATAGAGTTCAGGAATGAAGTAGTCGTAATTGCTAAATTGCAACATAAAAACCTTGTACGGCTTATTTGTTATTGTGTGCAGGGCGATGAAAAGCTACTTATTTATGAGTATCTGCCAAACAAAAGCCTGGACACCTTCCTTTTCAGTATGTTCTGATCAGAAATCAATCAGTTGAATGCATTCGATGGCACATCTTCAATTAAATCCTATTCCATTCCTGCAGATTCGGAAAAAAAGCTAATGCTTGATTGGACGACACGATTCAATATAATAAAAGGAGTGGCTAGGGGACTACTCTATCTCCATCAAGATTCAAGATTGATGATAATTCACAGGGATCTCAAAACAAGCAACATTTTGCTAGATGGAGATATGAATCCCAAGATATCTGATTTTGGCATGGCAAAAATCTTTTGTGGAGATGAGCAACAAGCGAATACTAACCGAGTTGTGGGAACATAGTAAGTACTAAGTACCGTCTTGTATGTACTGTTTATCGAAGTAATACATGATTAAACTCAACCCCAAATATACAAGTCTTGTTAATGATATAATTTATCCAGCGGTTATATGTCTCCGGAATATGCGATGGAAGGCCTCTTTTCTGTTAAGTCTGATGTCTACAGCTTTGGAGTATTGCTCTTGGAAACTGTAAGTGGTCTAAGGATTATCTCAAGCCAGAACATCAAGGAGTTCCCCAACCTTATAATATATGTAAGATTTATCTTATTGCCAATACCCGGAATGCCTTGACCACATGACTTAAGAATGTATTTGATTTGTTCAGGCATGGAATCTATGGAGAGAAGGGCTAGCAAATGATCTGGTGGATCCATCTATCTCAGAGAGCTGCTCGACTGCAGAGGTTTTATGTTGCATCCATGTTGGGCTCCTGTGTGTTCAGGATGATCCGGATGCTAGACCACCCATGGCAACCGTTGTGTCTGTCTTGGAGAGTAGAAGCACACAAATTGCGACACCTGATAAGCCACTGTATTTATCCCAAAGAAATAAGGTGCCAAAGAAAAAAGACTACGTTCAGGACTCTGTAGATATGGGGACTCTTACAGTGATAGAGGGGCGCTAGGGTCTTTTAAGTTTTTATTCAAATTTCGGCCGTGACTTGCTTCTCAAGTGTGCCAAACAAATAGCTAAAGGGTTGAGCTGCCAGTGCAATCACACAAACCGGAGTCTTCTCTTGCAAATATTGGCATTCAATTTTATGGCATGGTTCTCATTGCCAAAATAAATTTACAGTGAATGGTTCTCATGCCTTACAGATGGTCTTGTCTATATTGTTCTTTTTTTTCCTCTGGAGTTCCACTATGAAGTCTGGAACATAATAGTTTCTACATTTTTTTATTCATTATTTTGTACAACGTGGAAATTACAGCATGCAAGATTCGTGATATTCTTTTaggacatctccagcggcgcgacgcattttattatccgcgagcgtccgttgcgtcgcgccgcggacgcgaaaataatcgtttttgtccgcgcgtccgtttgcgtctggggatggttccagcggggcgacacattttttttagttgttttttttcctcttctccatttaaacatagttccaaatattatatattggaacatgattttacacaagctaatacatagtttggaatatGGTTTAAACAAACAAATACGGAGTacctagtttgaaccatggttgacacaaataaaacattttaaaaaaagaaaaccagttgtgttgatttccgtatgtttgcTGCCAAAAAAGAAcaatcgagggcacacccagtcaccgaaactggaaaatccagctggtgacggtgcccctgttggttctttcgaggaagaacatccagaaaccttcaCTACTGGCTTCAACTGGCCCatagccatattcgctgcaaagaaagaacactctaagttctaactatcggtgtccgagatggattcgccggtgtggtagtgcctgcggcacgcTGTGTCgttgaacaccttgacgatcatctcgccatcaccctcgtagaggaaggtgagctggcagctgggctcgagctcgaggtcgctggcgaacttgtcccacctcgtgtgcaggtacatcttgccttgCCCGTCGTACAAGACCTCGACAttccaccggcagaagttgcagctggcctcccgtagctgcaactgcacCGGCtcaacgccatcgacgaactcggcgaacttgtccgggagccgcttgatgccgagtggatcgTCGTTGATgcgaaggaggaactcgaagcagcggtcctcctgcgaagacgaggagggcgcatgcgacggcgaccgtggtgtcgtagctgctccaccacggcggcccctgccccggccacggccCCGGGGGCGTCCAGGCCcgtggcctcgaccgcctcgctggccaccaggtccagccatggacttcctcgcggaccTGGCAGcatcgcaggaagagctaggctGCGCTACGGCGGAGCTTGTAGCAGCTAGGGTTtgcttggaggagtggatgagaaaGAAGAACGCgcgtcctctttatataggccggaggtagAGACGACCGCGGgatgcgtggcgtcgccattaacttcgttggtggaggtgggcggcggccgctcggcagccgaggcatcgccattaacgtggcgcagactgccgaagcgacgcagcggcgtcagtcgctggcgcgcctgagaagacgcatcgacgcagggtcgctgctaggcgggcccgacgaaacgttcgtcagacgcgagcggacgcggaagcagcgtccgcagagacgcatcttaggcgcatatttgggccaggtttgtgtcactgcggacggcccggtcactttgcgtcgccccgctggaggaggaccccgacgcattttcggtcaccggcggacgcaaacgatcgctcagcgtctgtttgcgtcgccccCTTTGGAGATGTTCTTACTGGTAGGTGCAGTGCTATAGTATATTGAGATAAGACTTTGTCAA encodes:
- the LOC124655441 gene encoding G-type lectin S-receptor-like serine/threonine-protein kinase SD1-13; protein product: MPLFIIILFLISWPFSSVRLCAPVSVLIPGMRLTPGKTLTSDQGSFSFGFFSPSNSTQNTYVGIWFNDIPLHTIVWVANRDNPVRNASSAMLGMTDNSSLVLSESNGQHILWMANTVTSNNSSVKLLNNGNLVVLSSNGSMLWQSFENPSDSVLAGMPRRTTHKTHPPWRIISWRGPEDPSKGRFSAGNDLNTPLQFFVWDGSVPYWRAPVGTGYVSSNMGLQTISSLMYLTVYRGSDGESYATFGLSDGSSRILYTIDYTGKAMLLRWNTSLTNWTPIPSMPWPAYQCNFYGYCGAYGYCDNTEAIPACKCLDGFDPSDKTEWVTGNFSQGCRRKDALQCGGGDGFLTLPVMKVPDKFLRLWNKSFADCAMECSRNCSCLAYAYANLSTSDIDGDATRCLIWTGELIDVEKGGDIGTENLYLRLAGLSSKERKSIIVKVVPASLLLILLLVCLVWFLRFKGKHDKQGCPNRWIVEDLSITDGLGEETCDVPFISFEEIVVATNNFSMSNLLGQGGFGKVYKGLFHGDKEVAVKRLSRGSGQGAIEFRNEVVVIAKLQHKNLVRLICYCVQGDEKLLIYEYLPNKSLDTFLFNSEKKLMLDWTTRFNIIKGVARGLLYLHQDSRLMIIHRDLKTSNILLDGDMNPKISDFGMAKIFCGDEQQANTNRVVGTYGYMSPEYAMEGLFSVKSDVYSFGVLLLETVSGLRIISSQNIKEFPNLIIYAWNLWREGLANDLVDPSISESCSTAEVLCCIHVGLLCVQDDPDARPPMATVVSVLESRSTQIATPDKPLYLSQRNKVPKKKDYVQDSVDMGTLTVIEGR